The Deltaproteobacteria bacterium DNA window CGGAGGTGTACAGAATGTAGGCCAGACCCTCGCTCCGCCTGGCGTAGGGCGGATCGCCGGCGCGCTCGGGCGAGAGGCTGTGCTCCCCGAGCAGCAACATTTGCAGCCTCGGCTCCGGATCGGCGGCGAAGAGGTCGGCGCCGGCATTGTTGCTTACAACGCTGCGGACCTGGCAATCGTGCAGAATGGTGTGTATCCGCTCGCGGGGCGCTGTCGCATCGACCGGCACATAGGCCGCGTCCGCCTTGAGGATGGCGAAGATCGCCACCACGCTGTCGATGCTCTTCGGCAAGAGGATGCCGACGCGATCCCCGGGGACGACTCCTCCCGCTCGTAGCCTGGCGGCGAGGTGTTCGGCGCGCTCGTTCAGCTCGCCGTAACTAATGGCGGAGCCGCCGGGATTAACCACCGCCGGGCGATCGGGGGCGCGCGCGGCGCTGCGCTCGAGATACTCAGCCAGATGGGTCACTGTCTTGTCCATCAGGCGCGCCCGCCGCGCTTCTGCCCGACAAATGCGGCGATGTCCTCGATACGGTCGAAGTTTTCCACGCTCGCTTCGTGCGCGTCGACCTCGATACCGAATTGCTCTTCGACGAAGGTTACCAGGCGCAACGTCGCCATCGAGTCGAGCACGCCGCTGGTACGCAACGGCGTGTCATCGCGCAGGTTGGCCGGCGATTCGCCGGGAAGACACTCACTGAGAATGTAGCAGCGGATTACTTCCTTGATGTCGCTCATGACAGCCTCACGGATGCCGCGGCGCTCGGTTGCGGCTGGCTTGTTGGACGGGCGCGCCCGGGCCGAGCACGATCGCCCGGAGCCGGGGCGAGGCCAGGGCCTTTTGCTGAAGGTTATCGAGCAGGCGGCGATGCCCGGCGGCGTTGGGATGCACGTCGCCCGCACGCAGCTGGAATTCGTTGAGGTCGGCGGCGCCGGCGAAAGTGTCCAGAAGATTCAGGGTCGGAACCTCAAGCTCTTCGAGCAGTTCGATGGCGTCGCCGAAGCCGGGTGCTGCCGAGTGCGACTCCTCGACCTGTGGTACCAGCAGCACGAGCAGGTCGGCGCGCTGGCGCTGCGCGTGCGCCTGCAATGACTCGATGACCCAGCGCAGCACGCGGAGGCGATGGGGTGCCAACTTGGCGTTGAAGGTGACCATGTCGTCGCTCGGCTGCAAGCGAGCCTCACGCGCCAGCTGGCGCAAGAAGTCGTAACGCAGGTCGATGCCGTCGTGAACCAATTGCGCGAGATGGTCGCCCCAGCGCCGCATCACCGACAGGTCGGTAAACGCCAGCGCATAGACATCGGGGGCAAACGCCGCGGCTCGCTCCAGCGCCACGTCGAGCATCTGCGTGATGCGGTAGCCGCCGACGGCGAAGTTCAAAATCTCGAATTGCTGGGCTGTGGCCGCACCGTACTCTTGGTTGAGGTGGTGTTCGAGCAGGGCCTCGAAGCGCTCGCCCGGCGCGACCCCGAAGCCGCGGGCGATCGAGTCGCCGATGAGGGCGATACGGCGCGTGTTGGGCGGTCGCTGGAGCGGGTACTCCTCGTCGGCCATGCCGGAGCTGTTGGTGATCAAGCGGTCGCCCGCGAAGGTGAGATCGAGGTTCGGTTTGAAGTCGTAACGAAGGAAGCCCGCAAGTCGGCGGTGGGCAGCAGTGGCGTTGCCGCCGCGGGGCCAGGCGCCGCCGTCGGCGGCCGCGTTGG harbors:
- a CDS encoding SGNH/GDSL hydrolase family protein, with the protein product MSIRFWRSATSSLLVLTVLLTLPLLASILPHRQPAWVSVLIATLSRRGLNADDDARRTAGYYQDLLNVGSAAGHHLTNAAADGGAWPRGGNATAAHRRLAGFLRYDFKPNLDLTFAGDRLITNSSGMADEEYPLQRPPNTRRIALIGDSIARGFGVAPGERFEALLEHHLNQEYGAATAQQFEILNFAVGGYRITQMLDVALERAAAFAPDVYALAFTDLSVMRRWGDHLAQLVHDGIDLRYDFLRQLAREARLQPSDDMVTFNAKLAPHRLRVLRWVIESLQAHAQRQRADLLVLLVPQVEESHSAAPGFGDAIELLEELEVPTLNLLDTFAGAADLNEFQLRAGDVHPNAAGHRRLLDNLQQKALASPRLRAIVLGPGAPVQQASRNRAPRHP
- a CDS encoding acyl carrier protein, with the translated sequence MSDIKEVIRCYILSECLPGESPANLRDDTPLRTSGVLDSMATLRLVTFVEEQFGIEVDAHEASVENFDRIEDIAAFVGQKRGGRA